Part of the Ursus arctos isolate Adak ecotype North America unplaced genomic scaffold, UrsArc2.0 scaffold_1, whole genome shotgun sequence genome, TCTATTTGCCGATCCCGGCCTCCCCTTTGACACTAGGGGGTGAAGTTCCATAGCACAAGGTATTGTGGACACGGACAGCTTTGAGGTGCAGAGGCACCCCGCAGGTGCGTTCCCTGCTGCCTGGCTGCAGGAAGTGTCCTCTGGGCCCTCCCAGGGAACAGGGTCAAGTGGTAGAGACTTCAGCCTCCCATGAGAAATCCATTCGCACATCCCTACTTCCCCAAACCGTCTCCGCTCTTTCTCAACACTAGCGAGGCAACCACAGTACCCTCGCCTCGCTCACACATGCCCAGGCTTCGCAGAGCCACTTCGGGGGTATTTGGGTAACACCCACATATCCTTGCCAAGAGGTCAGATCCTAGGACATGGCCAAGCTCTCCCAAATCAGTAAACTCAactcatcatcttcaaggtccgCGCTCACACATTTCCCCTGTTGCTTGGCCACACCTACAAGCCAGGTCCCGCGCTCACGTCCGTGAAGGCGCCATTTATGCCCAGAGCGGGAATGTAATTTTCCCACTTGGGCTTTGCTGAGACCCGGCTCTAGTCACTGGtctagaggaaagaaagaaggtgggGACAGGTCTTGAGAACAAGCATCCTATTGTCAGACAGCTACCTCAGGGGACGTGTCCACACGGTGTCCAGGCACCAGCACTGCCAGGAAacggggagagcctgcttctctctgcccagaGTGTTCTGGGGAACCTGGGTGTTCACGCTCAGACTCATCTGCCCAAATGTCCCCACCCCAGGTCACAGGAAGCCACCACTGCCCTATCAAGGCCCTGGCTACAGCACAGAAAACCTCTCCAGGGTGCTCCCTTTGTAGCTCTGACGCACGTTTGCCAGATGGCACTATGAGATGACCAGTTACActggaatttcagaaaaacaatgaatattttaataaaaaataagtatgcCTCATGAAATACTTAGAACACACTTATACTTGAAGAAAAAACCTGTTCACAGTTTATCTAAAATTAAACTAGGCATTAAACTAACTAAAACGTAACGAGGCAGCCCATGTTTTATCCAGAAACCTTACACAGGCATCCTCAGGATTAAACGCTGGGTCTGGTGACCAGCACAGTCTGCCCAAAGGTGTCAAGAGCCAGGGTCTCTTTCAACCCCGCCGGGAGGacgtctgccccccccccagcacgtCCTGGGAGACACGTGCACCTGCCGTTCTAGCCCCCAAGTATGCCTTAGGTTTTTATGACAGCTTTTAAATGACTTTAAGTACCTGAAAATTCTAAGCAAGTGTCTCCAGAACCCTGAAATACATTTACGAAACTAATTTCAAAACAGGTGACATAGCCCAGGTCCTGGGCAGTGGGACCTGGGCCAGTTTGGGTGGTTAACTTGGGAGGGGCGGAGGACAGCAGGGAAGGCACAGAAGCAGGTGGACTTCAAGTTTCCACCCTGGACTGAAGGCCTATCTGTGCTCCTGCAAACAAGCGGTCCCATCCAGTCCTGGGGGGCAGGAGCTGCGGGAGAGGGGGCTGGGTGTTTGAACTGGGTGTGGGGAGCAGGTGGTTACTTAATGTGAAGACTGGGGTGAGTATGCAGATAGGGGAAGGGTGAGGTGAGGGTCAGTGGGCACAGACAGGAAGGAGGACAGGGTGAGGCATGGCTGGAATCTTACTCCTGGTCTGGGTGGGTTTCCAGTGGGCACTGACCTCCGAGCCCTTGCCGGCCTCGGGATGTCCTAAGAGGGTCCAGGTGGCAGCAGCCCAAGTGAGCGAGTGTGTGACAGGTTTCCTTAGCAACACTGCGAACATTCCGGAACATTCGGACAGGGGTGTAATGTGAAATACAAAGTGTGGCTCATGCTGCCAAAACTGAAACGAGGTGACTCTGTGAAGCGTGGATgtgaaggaggggtggggagggtcatTACCCTGGTGCCTGATGTAACCGTAGTGATGGGAGCAGGGGTGACGACCACCGCACGCAGCGCCGTCCCTGCTCCCGGGCCAGCCGCTCCCGAGCTCTCCGCTGGCTGGTAACGAACAGAGGGCCTCTGGCTTGGAGCTTCTGGGTCTGCCCCTCGCAGGCTCCTGCCTCTGGCTGTGCCGCCTGATGGAGGGGGCCCCTCCTGCAGCACTGGGCGCTGGGGGCGCTGGGGGCGCTGGGCTCAGAGACTCCCACGCCTGGGCCGAAACCTGATCTCACCGCTCTAACCCGTGGCCCCGGGCAGGGGTCTCACTTCCTCACCGGCACAGGCCAGGTGACGCCGTGCGGGTCAGGCGCCCAACACAAGAGCCGCTGACTTGTCAGGCACCCACACTGCCCGctcggcacacagtaggtcttcaGTGAGGACCAGCTCTCCTCCCTTCAGAAGGAGGCCTTCTGGGAGTACGGCCTGCGTTCTTTCCCTTCAGCTCACACCGCTTCTGCTCAGTTCCTGGATCCTCGGGGGAGAAAGCCCCTAATCAAGCTAACGGAGGGAGAGGCAAGCGCTCACTGGCCCGTGCCTCGCATGAGCTGAAGCTTCCCGAACCCGGAGAGCCCGAGTGTTCTGGTGACTTTAGAGTCACAGGCTTCACTCCTCAGGAGATTTTGCTGTCTTCTGGCTTGCGTTCTCTGACTAATCAGAGCATCTTCTAAGCGAGACCAAAACCTAATTCCTTATGCGTTCAGATGAGGAAAAGCACGTTGCCAAAATGAATTAGCAGATCCTGCGTTTCTGGGCGTTTGAACCCGGGCTAGGAACAGGCAAATGAAATCTGTCAGGCTTTGAGTAGAAGGAAACCATCTCTTGCCCTCGAACACCTTCTTCCTGGGGAGGGAAAGCCAAGATGACCTCAGACCAACTCAAGAGAGAGGAGGAGTCTGAGCTGAGTTAGGGCCAGGGTCTCACCACCCAGGAAGGGCCGGTGAGcggcaggagcaggaggaaaagGATGGTGGAAGCTTCGGGCTTCGGTGAGGGCGAGGAGCCCCGTGTCGGCCTCTTCCCAGCAGACCCCTTTCCCAGGAGGGTGCCAGGAGCCCTGGGCGCTGGGGGCAGAGCTCTGTCTGGAAAACGCCCATCAAAGTTAAAATCAAGGGCATCAACATTTGACCACATGGACGGagctaaagggtattatgctaagtaacataagccagtcagagaaagacaaacaccgtatgatctcactcatatggggaatttaagaacaaaacaaatgagcaaaggggaaaataaaggagagagagagagagataaaccaagaaacagactcttaactagagagcataaactgatggtcaccagaggtaggtggggggggACACAGGTGATGCGGAGGAGGGAGGGCACCTGTCGTGAGCAGCCGGGGTCGTACGGAGTGCTGagtcgctatattgtacacccgaaactaatattacactgcaggttaactaactggaatgtaaattaaaccttttttaaaaaatcaagggcaggggcacctgggtggctcaagcagtgaagcgtctgccttcggctcaggtcgtgatctcagggtcctgggatcgagccccacgtcaggctccctgttcagcagggagcctgcttctccctctctccttctgctgctccccacccccacccgctcatgcgctcgctctctctcacaataaataaataaaatcttttaaaaatataaataaataaataaataaataaataagcaagggCATCATCAAAACACATAATTACGATTACCAAACAATGTTTATTTAACGAATAGTTATCGAAGGCCTACTGTGTACCAAGCACCATGTAAGGCAGCAGGCACATCAGAGTTCATGAACATCACGGTCCTAATGCTCCCAGAGCTTAGAGCAGGGGAGCAAAGATGTGAACCAGGTCACCACATACATGGCAGGTAAATTATGGGAGTGGTTCTGCAGGACCGGGCAGGGAATAAGAGTCCGATGGTGAGGAGGGCTGGATGCTCAGAAAATGCTTTTCTAAGGGAGGACTGTTGAACTGAGAACCAGAAAGGCAGGAGGcccagagcaggggaggggagggggtaccATCGAAGCTGGAGCTCAGTGAGCAagggggtggcggcggggtgggggaTGGCTGGGAGATAGCAGACAGGTATCTTCCCGGTGGTCCTGACCCCACGAGAAACACAGAGGAGGGTGTGTGTCCCCTGACGTGTGGGGACAGTCACAGGGCCCCATGCACTGAAGAGCTGGCCGAAGCAGGGTCAGATGACACCCCTTCAAAGGCCCTGTGattccctgcccagccccacaaCCACAGAGCCAGAAGAATGTTTCCAAATACGGGATATTTCTCAGTTTTCCagattcaaaaaagaagaaaaagtcattcAATATCtgatgaaaacatattttcttgtAACGTACAGATAGTTTGCTGGATGGACATGGCTGGGGTTTGGGGCAGTGTTTTGCATGTATTCAATTTCCCGTATGTTCACCTCAAAAAATCCAGATGCACCTGTTAACCCAATGCCAAACCGGCCCAGAGGAATCAGAACAGGGGAGAATGAGGGATGGGTTTTAACAGCGGCCTGCAGTGAGCTGAGGACCCAGGAGGGGTCCGTGGGTCAGGGACAGCAGGCCTCTCAGCACAAATCCTGGATTCAACCAACTCGTAGATATACCGTAGGACACTCCCTGGTGGGCCAGGGGCCTCCCTTGCCCTGGGGTCCCTGTCCATGAGCAGAGATCAGGCTAAGTCCAAGCCCAGCCCTCCGTGAAACACAGGAGCCCTGGAAATGGGGGGCTCCCAAAGGGTGAAATGCAAGGATCCTCCTCTGAAGGCCATCTTCCACGCTGAGCTTCCTGCTGGCGTGGCTGAGACAATGATCCTTCCCTCCTTGTCCTCTCTGCCCCTAAATTCCAGCAAAGGCAGGGTCTCCGGACAGCCACCATGAAGACAAGGACGCGGGGAGGAGCTCTCTACTGCCCTCTGGTGTCCACCCAGAAACTAGATTTCCTGAGAGTGTCCGGTCtccgacacccccccccccccccccccccccccccccgccagcttAGTGAGAGGCTCACTGCTAGAGAGGTAAGCGGACCCTGGGTGTGCACTGCCTCTTCTCTGGGCATCGGTTTCCTCGTCAGTAAGAGacagaaaacactaattcaaaaagatacatgcacccccatatTTACTGTTGCATTGttaacaatagccaagatacagaagaacagtgtccatcaatagatgagtgaataaaaaagatgtggtgtatccacaacggactattactcagccataaaaaagaacgagatcttgccatttgtgacaacctgggtggacctagagggcattaggctaagtgaattaagtcagagagagaaagacaaacaccctACGATCTCAcctatatgtggactctaaaaaacaaacaaaacagaaagagacGAGGGGACAAACTGGTTgatgccagaggggaggggacagggagcaggGCAACCAGGCGAAGGGGATGAAGAGGTccgaacttccagttataaaataagtaagtcatggggatgacgAGTAGGGCATAGGGAATCTAACAGTATTGTACCAGTGCATATGGGGACGGAAGGTGACTATACTTATCCTGGTGAGTGCAGCATAATGCACAGAACTGTCGAATCACTGCATTGGACACCTGGAACTGATAGAACGTTGTATGTTTCCTGCTCTTCAATCACTCAATCGATCAAGAGACAGGATTGAGCCACATAGTGTTGAGAAAGAGAACGCCAGCCCCTAAGCTAGTGAACAAGGAAGGTTAGTCACCGAGCGGAGGCAAACTGTCAGGGAGCCAGAGGGGGCCACCAGGGGGACACTGGGAGCCCCGAGAAGCTGGGGAGAGCATGCGGGTGGGCAGAATCCCAAAGGTGAGGTCCGGGCAAGGCAGGAATGTCGGGGGGAGGAGAAACAACCGCACCCCAAGATCTGGCCAGGAGCCACCAAGTGCCACTGCTaacctctccctcttctcttccctgtcccctcccagtTTCCCCTAAATGGCTAATGTAGAAAATCAAGATATTCTAACCTGGATCCTTTGCAATAAAGGATATTATTGAGACGACTGGCAAAACCTGAAAGGGTTCTCATGATTAGAGACGGCaccagatcatgatctcagaagACCATAGTTTTGTAGAAAATTGCCCTTGTTTGTGTAAAATACACACTAAAGAAAAATCATGTCAGCAACTTACAAATGGAGGGGAGGAGATCTTTGTGTAATACTTGCAAATTTCTGTAATTCTGAGATTGTTTCAacagttaaaaatgttttaattctagaatttctttgtaaaaattgcATACAttctttgactcagcaattcaattttaggattttattccataaatatattGGTGTAAGTATATATGTACAAGGATAGGTATGTATGTACAGTAATATTTTGTATCATATATATGTCAACAGTATGAAGTATTATCTATAATATCTAtgacagaaatttttaaaatagcaaaaaatcaACAGTTAACCGTCCATCAGTGGAAGACtgtaaaataattatgataaacTCATGCAATGGCTACTCTACACCCCTTAAGGAGAATGAGCTGGGTCTATAATAGCAGGTAACACTTACCGGATACTCACCACATGGCAGGTCGTACCCAAGAGCTTTATGTGTATGGATTCAGAACAACCCAGGAGTAGACGCTATTGCTATCCCCACCATgtagagggagaaggggggggggatgttAAGTAACATGCCTGGGGTAACACAGCTAGACAGTAATACACCCAGCTGGGGGTCCAGCTTTTGCAGATCCAGTACCTGGATCCATGCACTTAACCACAACCAAGGTAATTCCAGAACAATGCACAAGACGCCATTAGCAAAGATTGCCttaggggagtggggtgggagccTGGAACAAGAGCGAATTTGACTTTCCATTTTATACTGTTTATATTCTTTACCAAATATCTTTATTACGTATTATCATGCATtacttttgtacatttttttaaaacccactcatttaagtaaataaacactaaagtataaaaaaaaaaattaaaaaaacccacttctGCCCTTAACTTACAGTCCTGATGCCAGCTTTTAAgagattcattcattttacaagcAATGGTAAAATATAtggtaaggaaatgaaaaacataggAACGGGCTCACATGGGCTGTGGAAACCCGGCTTTAAAGTTGCGGCTACTTCCAGGGTTTGcaggcacaaacacacacacacacacacacacacacacacacacacacacactcaccagtCGAAGACGTTCGGTGAGAGTCCTATCCTAACGcagcccacgggcctgagacacCCAGACTCGCTTGCCAGGCAAACACCAACTGCACTAGCATTTTTGTGGCTTCTGAAAACTCCCTACAAATGACCTAATGAGACATCGCAGTGATCCCAGTACGgtttagtttcctcctctgcaaaacgGCGATGGTAGTATGTGTTCACCTAACAGCATCGACTATGTATTTATTAATCACCCTGTCCCCATCTTGTAGCTATGGAAACTGAGTTTCAAAGGTAGttcctggggcgggggcgggagtgGAGAGCGCCCTGACGCGCCCAACTCCAGACGAGAGAGGGGAGATGGTGGTCCCCTAACTTCCTGGGAATTCCGAAGCACAGGTGGCTGGGGCTGGTGGCGGCGCTTGGGACCCGCTGGGTTTGAAGGGGCCCTGAGCGCTGAGTCCGGGCGGGGAGGGTGCGGGGAGCTGGGAGGCGGTTCGCCCGGACCGTGTCCTCCAACACCCCGTCTGGTCTGTGCGCCCCGTCTGCGGACTCTGCAGAGAGCCGCAGCAGTGCGACCTGCAGGACGGTCCAAGGTAGGCAAGGCCTCGGTGTCCTGCCCGCGCGGGGTTCCTGGCGCTGTAGGCTTCCCGGCCCAGCCGCGACCCGACGCGGGTCAGGATGGAGGGCGGCCAGAGGCATCGGACCTGCGCGACGGAGCCCGGGACCCCAAGTCCCACTTACCAGTTGGGTGGTAAGTCGGTGGCTTTGGGTAAAGCTCTTTCccaagccttggtttccccattgGCAGAGTCGGAGTAAACTGCGTTCCCCTGTAGAATTGGGTAGGAATGAAAAGAAGTCCCGCGCGCTCCGAGGGCGCGTTTAGGCCAAAGGGTTCCGTGGCGCTGAGGGCGGGGCCGCGGCAGCCCGCACGCAGCACCCCAGCGAAGTCGCCGCAACGCCCCGCTGTGGGCTcaaccctcccctccccgccgccacctTTCTCCCGGAGGTTGGCTTGGTGCGCAGAGTCTGGTACGCTCGCCAGCACCCGCGCCAACGGCGCGGGCGCCCTTTGCGTGGCACCCGGAGGCGCTCCCGGAGCTGGGCGGGGACCCGGAGGGGCGGGGTTCGGCCCACGTGACCCCGCCGGCTGCGCCCGGACCTAGCCCGAGCCCAGTGGCCCCGCGCAGGTCAGGTGCCCTGCGCCCCTCGCTCGGCGCCCTGCCTGGCCCCCTGCGCCCTACCTGGCCCCGTGCGCCCCGCGCCCTGCCTCGCCCGGACCATCCTGTTTTGCCCCAGTGCGCCCGGACCCGACGCCCTGCCTCGTGGCCTTCCTTTCCCTCGCAGGACCAGAGAGCGCAGCCCCCGGGGTCAGGGCCAGGGCCTGCCCGCCCCTAGAAAGGAGCCGGTGAGTGCAGTCAGCAGGGGGAATGGCGAGGCCAGCGTGGCGCCCAGGACTGGGGacccaggcccagggagggccCATGGTGATGGGTGCAGCTCCACCCCATGTAAAAATGCCCCCAGCGGCGCCCAGGCCCAGGTCCAAGCTATGGAGGAGGGCGCTCCCTTTCCACCAAACCCAGGCCTCACGGATACCCTGATCAGACTGCCCTGAGTTCTCAGGGAGCCCATTTTGGGCAAAACAGGGTTTTACTCAGAGCCTACTGCGGTTGGAGTGCAGACAGGGCTGAGACTTCAGTCAACCGAGGAGACTCAAGGCTGGACTGCTGGGGCCCAAGGCCTTCTGATGAAAGTCTTCCATCTCTGCTGTGGTGCCGATTTGGGGGGACAGAGCCCCGAGGATGTTTAGCCAGGGGAGGAGGGCCCCGACGTTCCTCTGGGCTTCCGGAGCCCC contains:
- the LOC130544427 gene encoding translation initiation factor IF-2-like, with translation MEESKGDVEINKLQGQWNGFYKMDIPDADLNFDARTGPRVKPPDEDGAKSQELASHPGSGTSLPASLGLSFPIRVMDRVRAQPAGSRGPNPAPPGPRPAPGAPPGATQRAPAPLARVLASVPDSAHQANLREKGGGGEGRVEPTAGRCGDFAGVLRAGCRGPALSATEPFGLNAPSERAGLLFIPTQFYRGTQFTPTLPMGKPRLGKELYPKPPTYHPTGPGRCPSLAEPTEKPEELLWSGHAINTPISWIMKQAQSGIFKAAERS